The following proteins are co-located in the Corynebacterium kalinowskii genome:
- a CDS encoding response regulator transcription factor — MNIVIADDSALLREGLAGLLERRGHTVTGQAASATELLQLFDALPTLPDVLITDVRMPPNMADDGMKAAVSLRANYPSLAIMVLSQYVAPAYAVDLFAGATTAGTGYLLKDRVADVASFLQSLDIISRGGTVIDPTVASALMSAGRSGLGELTPREKEVLELMSRGLSNSEIAASLVVSGAAVAKHVSNIFMKLRLPPEEENRRVKAILEYLTAL; from the coding sequence ATGAACATCGTGATCGCGGACGATTCCGCACTGCTTCGCGAGGGCCTTGCCGGCCTGCTGGAGCGCCGTGGCCACACGGTCACCGGCCAGGCGGCCAGCGCCACCGAGCTGCTGCAGCTTTTCGACGCCCTCCCCACGCTTCCCGATGTCCTCATCACCGACGTTCGCATGCCGCCCAACATGGCCGACGATGGTATGAAAGCTGCGGTTTCATTGCGCGCAAACTACCCAAGTCTCGCAATCATGGTGCTGTCCCAGTATGTGGCTCCCGCTTACGCTGTGGACCTCTTTGCTGGCGCGACCACGGCTGGGACGGGGTATTTACTTAAAGATCGCGTGGCCGATGTCGCATCCTTTTTGCAGTCCCTAGACATCATTTCTCGCGGCGGCACGGTGATCGACCCAACCGTTGCTTCGGCACTGATGTCAGCTGGGCGCTCTGGGCTAGGGGAGCTGACCCCGCGAGAAAAGGAGGTTCTGGAGCTCATGTCGCGCGGGCTCTCCAACTCCGAAATCGCCGCTTCGCTAGTAGTATCCGGGGCGGCGGTGGCGAAACACGTATCCAATATCTTCATGAAGCTGCGGCTCCCGCCAGAGGAAGAAAACCGCAGAGTTAAGGCGATCTTGGAGTATCTGACGGCACTGTAG
- a CDS encoding ArsR/SmtB family transcription factor has product MDDLLHLGDEWAPLFKLLGDPTRLKLLLAMHYRGPAEATVSELAELTGIKTATASAALKNMEAAGVISPVRDGREVRHRLVDDRIHELLHHLGGGHAH; this is encoded by the coding sequence ATGGACGACTTGCTACACCTCGGCGACGAATGGGCCCCGCTGTTCAAGCTCCTCGGCGACCCGACCCGACTGAAGCTGCTGCTCGCGATGCATTACCGAGGCCCAGCTGAAGCAACAGTCTCCGAGCTGGCCGAACTCACCGGCATCAAGACGGCCACCGCCTCAGCCGCGCTGAAGAACATGGAGGCTGCTGGCGTGATCAGCCCGGTACGTGACGGTAGGGAAGTGCGCCACCGCCTGGTAGATGATCGCATCCACGAACTCTTGCACCATTTGGGTGGCGGGCACGCCCACTAG
- a CDS encoding dicarboxylate/amino acid:cation symporter: protein MQKFTESLLFKVIVAIILGIVCSFFFPDWLARVFVTFNGLFGNFLGFFVPILIFALITPAIASLGKGAGKWLGVTTGIAYASTIISGSLAYLVAVTVYPWLLKGQSMVEAADIDATALTPFFEVEMPAPMEVMAALLLAFTVGLGMTAVKSDTLFAAADELNEVIMKVIAKFVIPLLPVFIFGMFLSMGMNGNLMLTLTAFGKVLILATIMTWIVLLLQFLLAGAISGRNPFTSLKNMLPAYGTALGTSSSAATIPVTYASTLKNGVSEAVAGFVIPLCATIHLSGSMMKIGLFAFSIMWMNGMDMPPAQMFGFIFLLGIMMVAAPGVPGGAIMAAVGLLQTNLGFDDGQIALMIAAYIAIDSFGTACNVTGDGAIAMMVNKFAGGSLDRSATTQGDEELVEEVFGK from the coding sequence ATGCAGAAATTTACAGAATCCCTGCTGTTCAAAGTAATCGTTGCCATCATCCTGGGCATCGTATGCAGCTTCTTCTTCCCGGACTGGCTGGCGCGTGTGTTTGTCACGTTCAACGGCTTGTTCGGCAACTTCCTCGGCTTCTTCGTGCCGATCCTGATCTTCGCCCTGATCACGCCAGCAATTGCCTCATTGGGCAAGGGTGCTGGCAAGTGGCTCGGCGTCACCACCGGCATCGCCTACGCATCCACCATCATCTCCGGTTCGCTCGCGTACCTGGTTGCAGTAACCGTCTACCCGTGGCTCCTCAAGGGCCAGTCCATGGTGGAAGCAGCCGACATTGATGCTACAGCCCTCACCCCATTCTTCGAGGTAGAGATGCCGGCCCCGATGGAGGTCATGGCGGCGCTGCTGCTGGCTTTCACCGTCGGTCTGGGCATGACAGCAGTCAAGTCTGACACGCTCTTCGCGGCGGCTGACGAGCTGAACGAGGTGATCATGAAGGTGATCGCCAAGTTCGTGATTCCGCTCCTGCCGGTCTTCATCTTCGGCATGTTCCTGTCGATGGGTATGAACGGCAACCTGATGCTCACGCTCACTGCTTTCGGAAAAGTACTGATCCTCGCGACCATCATGACCTGGATCGTGCTGCTCCTGCAGTTCCTGCTTGCTGGCGCAATTTCCGGCCGCAACCCTTTCACCTCGCTCAAGAACATGCTCCCTGCGTACGGCACCGCGCTCGGCACCTCGTCCTCCGCAGCCACCATTCCGGTCACCTACGCCTCCACCTTGAAGAATGGTGTCTCCGAGGCCGTTGCGGGCTTCGTGATCCCACTGTGCGCCACCATCCACCTCTCCGGCTCCATGATGAAGATCGGCCTGTTCGCCTTCTCCATCATGTGGATGAACGGCATGGACATGCCACCAGCGCAAATGTTCGGCTTCATCTTCCTGCTGGGCATCATGATGGTCGCAGCCCCTGGCGTCCCGGGTGGTGCCATCATGGCCGCGGTTGGCCTGCTGCAGACTAACTTGGGCTTCGACGACGGTCAGATCGCCCTCATGATCGCCGCGTACATCGCCATCGACTCCTTCGGTACCGCTTGTAACGTCACCGGTGACGGTGCCATCGCGATGATGGTCAACAAGTTTGCTGGTGGATCCTTGGATCGCTCCGCGACGACACAAGGCGACGAAGAGCTCGTTGAAGAGGTCTTCGGCAAGTAG
- a CDS encoding SdpI family protein, which translates to MTILSIVVLILAAALLVVGGLATARRLPGNPLIGLKVPEVRKSKEAWDVSHAVAGPMWVAAGVSLLFGGLVGLRLSTLLALIFLALTIFVAAVFLGIGANNGAKAAHLMDRQHKDEGCGEDCNCGSEEPKPEVDVAALRKAMNQR; encoded by the coding sequence ATGACAATTCTTTCCATCGTGGTCCTCATCCTGGCAGCTGCCCTGTTGGTAGTCGGTGGCCTGGCCACCGCCCGTCGACTCCCCGGCAATCCGCTGATCGGCTTGAAGGTGCCGGAGGTGCGTAAGTCTAAGGAAGCTTGGGACGTTTCCCACGCGGTTGCTGGCCCAATGTGGGTGGCCGCCGGCGTATCTCTGCTGTTCGGCGGACTCGTTGGCCTGCGCTTATCGACGCTCCTCGCCCTTATCTTCCTCGCCCTCACCATTTTCGTAGCCGCTGTTTTCCTGGGCATCGGCGCGAACAACGGTGCCAAGGCCGCTCACTTGATGGACCGCCAGCACAAGGACGAAGGCTGTGGCGAGGACTGCAACTGTGGTTCTGAAGAGCCGAAGCCAGAGGTCGATGTAGCAGCGCTGCGCAAGGCGATGAACCAGCGATGA
- a CDS encoding NUDIX hydrolase, protein MTPEFILDLRKKIGHTELWLPGVTAIILKGDEVLLVKRSDNGEWTPVTGICDPREEPHVTAVREAKEETGLEVAVEKLLWVQAVGPVEYPNGDVTSYVDTAFVCRPTADTDPYPADDESTDVAWFHVKHLPPMQPRFSHLIQAAREGISGFGSQNS, encoded by the coding sequence ATGACACCCGAGTTCATCCTCGATCTTCGCAAGAAGATCGGCCATACCGAGCTATGGTTGCCGGGCGTGACTGCAATCATTCTCAAAGGCGACGAGGTCCTCCTGGTCAAGCGTTCGGACAATGGCGAGTGGACCCCAGTGACGGGGATCTGCGATCCCCGCGAGGAGCCGCATGTAACCGCTGTTCGCGAGGCCAAGGAGGAGACGGGGCTGGAGGTAGCCGTCGAAAAGCTCTTGTGGGTGCAGGCGGTGGGCCCGGTGGAGTACCCCAACGGCGACGTGACCTCATACGTCGACACTGCGTTCGTGTGTCGCCCCACAGCAGACACCGATCCATACCCAGCCGACGATGAATCAACCGACGTGGCATGGTTTCACGTGAAACATTTACCCCCGATGCAACCTAGGTTTTCGCACCTTATTCAGGCTGCGAGGGAGGGAATTTCGGGATTCGGTTCCCAAAACTCCTAA
- the trpB gene encoding tryptophan synthase subunit beta, giving the protein MRKTLLPAYFGQFGGQYVPEELLPVLDELEKAYVDAMADPTFRQELNDLYTNYLGRPTPITETKNLTFPNARIFLKREDLVHGGAHKGNQVVAQALLAQRLGKTRLIAETGAGQHGTATAMVAALFGMECTIYMGAKDVARQQPNVYRMRLMGAEVVSVEENGNGLGNAIDVALQDWVDSYETTHYLLGTAAGPHPFPTIVKEFQAVISRESKPQMIERTGKLPDVVVAAVGGGSNAIGAFADYLGDEEVRLIGVEPAGEGLDTPRHGAPLNRGTIGILHGSKSYAMLHDDGSVGVSHSISAGLDYPGVGPEHAYLMDSGRAQYVGITDAEALEALQLLARKEGIIPALESSHALAYALKLAENATEPINILVNLSGRGDKDVDYVRTILESNGVDEAIAKLS; this is encoded by the coding sequence ATGCGCAAGACCCTGCTTCCCGCCTACTTCGGACAGTTCGGTGGCCAGTACGTTCCCGAGGAACTCTTACCGGTACTAGACGAGCTTGAGAAGGCCTACGTCGATGCCATGGCGGATCCGACGTTCCGCCAGGAACTGAACGACCTTTACACCAACTACCTCGGCCGTCCGACCCCGATCACGGAAACGAAGAACCTTACCTTTCCCAACGCCCGCATCTTCTTAAAGCGCGAGGACCTCGTGCACGGCGGCGCACACAAGGGCAACCAGGTGGTGGCCCAGGCACTGCTCGCTCAACGACTCGGCAAGACCCGCCTCATCGCCGAGACGGGAGCTGGGCAGCACGGCACCGCTACCGCCATGGTCGCCGCCCTCTTCGGCATGGAGTGCACGATTTACATGGGAGCCAAGGATGTTGCTCGCCAACAACCGAACGTCTACCGCATGCGCCTGATGGGCGCCGAGGTGGTGTCAGTGGAGGAGAATGGCAACGGCCTGGGCAACGCGATTGATGTGGCCCTGCAGGACTGGGTCGATTCCTACGAAACCACCCATTACCTGCTCGGCACTGCAGCTGGCCCGCACCCGTTCCCGACCATCGTGAAGGAATTCCAGGCCGTCATTTCCCGCGAATCCAAGCCGCAGATGATCGAGCGCACAGGCAAGCTACCGGACGTGGTGGTGGCTGCTGTCGGCGGTGGTTCCAACGCGATCGGTGCCTTCGCGGACTACCTCGGCGACGAAGAAGTGCGACTCATCGGCGTCGAACCCGCAGGTGAGGGCCTTGATACCCCGCGTCACGGTGCCCCGCTGAACCGTGGCACCATCGGCATCCTGCACGGCTCGAAGTCCTACGCCATGCTTCACGACGACGGCTCGGTCGGCGTCTCCCACTCCATCTCCGCTGGCCTCGACTACCCGGGCGTCGGACCAGAACACGCATACCTCATGGACTCCGGTCGCGCCCAGTACGTTGGCATAACCGATGCCGAGGCCCTCGAGGCGTTGCAGCTGTTGGCCCGCAAGGAAGGCATCATCCCAGCCCTCGAGTCCTCGCACGCGCTTGCCTATGCGCTCAAACTTGCCGAGAACGCGACCGAGCCAATCAACATCCTGGTGAACCTGTCTGGTCGTGGCGACAAAGATGTCGATTATGTTCGCACCATCCTCGAAAGCAACGGGGTGGACGAGGCGATTGCGAAGCTATCATGA
- a CDS encoding chorismate-binding protein produces the protein MISAADIYAKYRGPNTALLESADLHKNPVKSLAILKAKAKLTCVGDTVTVQVLSPAGESIAAFLDNELQQYGTGGVYTFPRSSALDERDRLKEPSSLLPLKLLEFDELLIGGFAFDYLESFEDLPPVAEGLNTFPDYEFLVSEISLHIDHATNSVEFRGGQPQETSHVSRETSVKLPPEVSDSEFEDWVRQLQGNIHSGDIYQAVPSRAFVRPCTDAFAAYLRLKESNPSPYLFYIEGEDYELFGASPESSLKYDPSNRQIELYPIAGTQPRGATPEQDERLELLLRTDAKEIAEHTMLVDLARNDLARVCTNRQVTKLMGVDKYSRVMHLVSQVTGTLAPDLDALDAYRACMNMGTLTGAPKIRATELIRGLELARRGSYGGAVGYLHQGVMDTCIVIRSAFVKDGIAIVQAGAGVVRDSIPASEAAETKHKAKAVLEALQ, from the coding sequence ATGATCTCCGCCGCTGACATCTACGCCAAGTACCGCGGGCCAAATACGGCGCTGCTCGAATCCGCTGACCTACACAAGAACCCGGTGAAGTCTCTTGCGATCCTCAAGGCGAAGGCAAAGCTGACGTGTGTCGGGGACACCGTCACCGTGCAGGTCCTGAGTCCGGCAGGGGAGAGCATCGCCGCATTCTTGGACAATGAGCTGCAGCAATACGGTACCGGGGGCGTCTATACTTTCCCGCGGTCCAGCGCATTGGATGAGCGGGACCGGCTGAAGGAGCCAAGCTCGCTGCTGCCATTGAAACTCCTGGAGTTTGACGAGCTACTCATCGGTGGCTTCGCCTTCGACTACCTGGAGTCCTTCGAAGATCTCCCGCCCGTAGCCGAGGGATTGAACACTTTCCCGGACTACGAGTTCTTGGTTTCCGAGATTTCACTTCACATCGATCACGCCACCAACAGCGTTGAGTTTCGCGGGGGCCAACCGCAGGAAACTTCCCATGTTTCACGTGAAACATCGGTTAAGTTGCCGCCCGAAGTCTCGGACTCGGAATTCGAAGACTGGGTTCGCCAGCTGCAGGGCAACATCCACTCCGGCGACATCTACCAGGCCGTCCCTTCACGCGCCTTCGTTCGCCCGTGCACCGACGCTTTCGCGGCTTATCTCCGCCTGAAGGAATCCAATCCAAGTCCCTATCTCTTCTACATTGAAGGCGAAGACTACGAACTCTTCGGAGCCAGCCCGGAATCCTCACTGAAGTACGATCCATCCAACCGACAGATCGAGCTCTATCCGATCGCGGGGACCCAGCCTCGTGGCGCGACCCCAGAGCAGGACGAGCGCTTGGAACTCCTCCTGCGCACTGACGCGAAGGAAATTGCGGAGCACACGATGCTCGTAGACCTCGCCCGCAACGACCTCGCCCGTGTTTGCACTAACCGTCAAGTGACGAAACTCATGGGTGTAGATAAGTACTCCCGAGTTATGCACTTAGTGTCACAAGTTACCGGAACTTTGGCCCCAGATCTGGATGCTTTGGATGCCTACCGTGCCTGCATGAACATGGGCACACTCACCGGAGCCCCGAAGATCCGCGCCACCGAACTCATTCGCGGACTCGAACTGGCTCGGCGGGGAAGCTACGGCGGCGCCGTCGGCTACCTACACCAGGGCGTGATGGACACCTGCATTGTCATCCGCTCCGCATTTGTCAAGGATGGGATCGCCATCGTCCAAGCGGGAGCTGGCGTTGTCCGCGATAGCATTCCGGCCAGTGAAGCAGCCGAAACAAAACACAAGGCAAAAGCAGTATTGGAGGCACTCCAATGA
- a CDS encoding anthranilate synthase component II: MIVLIDNRDSFTYNLVEAIGEVTVVRNTATPEQIRALGPTTIVLSPGPGRPNMEPIIQAFKGEVPIVGICLGFQAILEHFGGDVREVGPVHGFRDTLTSTHPLFDGQSVARYHSLGCTELPSGLELLAECEGIVMAARSVEHKMIGLQFHPESILTPNGQQLLDFCLECFT; this comes from the coding sequence ATGATTGTGCTCATCGATAATAGAGACTCCTTCACATATAACCTTGTCGAAGCGATCGGCGAGGTGACAGTAGTTCGCAATACCGCGACGCCAGAACAGATTAGAGCGTTGGGCCCCACCACTATCGTGCTCTCGCCCGGCCCCGGTCGACCGAACATGGAGCCAATCATTCAAGCGTTCAAGGGGGAGGTGCCCATCGTCGGTATCTGCCTCGGCTTCCAGGCAATCCTGGAACACTTCGGCGGGGACGTGCGCGAAGTCGGCCCGGTCCATGGCTTCCGCGACACTCTCACCTCAACGCACCCGCTTTTCGACGGCCAGTCTGTCGCTCGATATCACTCTCTCGGCTGCACGGAACTGCCCAGCGGTCTAGAACTGTTGGCCGAGTGCGAGGGCATTGTTATGGCTGCGCGCTCGGTCGAACACAAGATGATCGGCCTGCAGTTTCACCCTGAGTCCATCCTGACCCCCAACGGCCAACAACTACTCGACTTCTGTTTGGAGTGTTTCACGTGA
- the trpD gene encoding anthranilate phosphoribosyltransferase — MKLHEFLDNHHPTVEEARAVFEPLTIGEYEDVHIAALLATIRTRGETLADITGAALAFLNAGRPFPITGEGILDTAGTGGDGANTINITTGASLVAAAGGCKLIKHGNRSVSSQSGSADVLEALGIPLDLDVDRAVRQFENANFTFLFAPAYNPAVAHVQHVRRALKVPTLFNTMGPLLSPARPDLQLMGVARPEQAELIIQTMRELGRRRALVVHGSGTDEIAVHGPTQVWELADGEIRQYTVTPAELGVGTHALQDLAGGDGVENARHLRAVFAGEGPQAHIDAVAVNAGAMFYLSGIADSLRAGTEHAYGLLQDGTVREWLARHEEANYGSR, encoded by the coding sequence GTGAAACTTCATGAATTCCTCGACAACCACCACCCGACCGTCGAAGAGGCCCGAGCGGTCTTTGAACCCCTCACCATCGGCGAATACGAGGACGTTCACATCGCCGCGCTGTTGGCCACCATCCGCACCCGTGGCGAGACCCTAGCCGACATCACCGGTGCCGCGCTGGCCTTCCTCAACGCTGGCCGGCCCTTCCCAATCACGGGGGAGGGGATTCTCGATACCGCCGGAACCGGCGGCGATGGCGCGAATACCATCAATATCACGACCGGCGCCTCGCTCGTCGCGGCCGCAGGCGGGTGCAAGTTGATCAAGCACGGCAATCGCTCCGTCTCCTCCCAGTCCGGCTCGGCGGACGTGCTCGAAGCGCTCGGTATCCCACTCGATCTTGATGTCGACCGCGCGGTTCGCCAGTTCGAAAACGCCAACTTCACGTTCCTCTTCGCCCCGGCCTACAACCCAGCGGTCGCCCACGTCCAGCACGTCCGCCGCGCGCTCAAAGTCCCCACGCTGTTTAACACCATGGGACCGCTCCTCAGCCCGGCCCGCCCGGACCTACAGCTCATGGGTGTAGCGCGCCCCGAGCAAGCTGAACTCATCATCCAAACCATGCGCGAACTCGGCCGCCGTCGCGCGCTGGTCGTGCACGGCTCTGGCACCGACGAGATCGCCGTGCACGGCCCGACGCAGGTCTGGGAGCTTGCCGACGGCGAGATCCGGCAGTACACAGTGACGCCAGCGGAGTTGGGCGTCGGCACGCATGCGCTACAGGACCTGGCTGGTGGTGATGGCGTCGAAAATGCCCGCCACCTGCGTGCGGTCTTCGCAGGTGAGGGCCCTCAAGCGCACATCGATGCGGTGGCGGTCAACGCTGGTGCGATGTTCTACTTGTCGGGTATTGCTGATTCGCTGCGCGCCGGCACGGAACATGCCTATGGTTTGTTA